The sequence AAagtattaaaatgaaaattatacaatatttgTCCTCAACTCACTGGCATTAAGCTAACAGCTTTATAACTCAGTAGCAATTGTTAATTTTCATGACGAGGAGAATTAGGacttgaaagtttttttttgaataaattagGACTCGAGAGTTGAAACTCCCTACCCCATTTATTATAACAATAgaataatgaaaaaaagaaaaaacttactTGCACCATATGATCATACTATAGGTTCATTTGTTTTGTTCTGTTGCTCATTCATTTTGcatgtcttttattttaagcatgtcttttattttaattttatggttatgccttcacttttttttttttttttttgagaaataattacaacgtGCTGCTAACCCCACAGGTCTAATCATTTCCTCCTAGACCtccaagcactttgtacatggggaggtgccaataCAGCTACAAAGCCTTTGGCGGTTATGCCTTCACTTAAGAAATTAGTATAGAGCAAATatttaaaaccaaaattgagagaaaatccaacTAGATTCTAAGTTggattttaattgttatctaattttgcaccacgtgtTCTATCTATGActtaaaccataaaaaactcaataaaaaaaaagagtaaactcatgtatatataaaaaaagaaaagaaaaaaaagagagagtaaaattcatgtatatatctatgacttaaaaaatgtgtaactcttctATTAGATATAATTTGagcacatatatagatatatatacaattgtaattatttttaattatatcgTACTATACCCAGTGTATACAGTTAATATAGAGGTAACCAGTTCGTAAATGAACATAAGCCAACACCACCTATgtctctcaactctcaagtgGTACTCGTGAAACGGAAGCTCAAATTCtaaattcaatataatgtgAATATACTCTTTCCGATTCAAtgcattttacattttaatCCAAACATTAAATGAAACTAAATTCCATTGATTTCAATTGATGTCTATTCCAAACAAATGAGTCGATAGTAAAGtgaattcaattcaattcatttaaaaattaaattatgaattCCAAACAGAAATCGTTTCACCATAGTAGAATGAATTTTGTCCAATGACAATGCCTAATGGTTAAAATTACAGTAACAATAAGGATTTACAGAGTGAAACCTATGAATCTAAGGGATTGGTTTAATGGATCCATGAAATTCTAGCACCGAAACTCCTAGCCAATATCTTGGGGTCACGCCAAAAAGATTCTTTCCTGTAATTATCTGTGTGTATTGGATGGAGGATTACACATGCCAGGAAATAACAAGTACTCAAATCTAAACACCCAAttctggagaaaaaaaaaatacagagtGAAACCTGTGATTGACAGAAATCTTAGCTTTATTACAATAATACAacaatttagtatttatttCTCCTTACTCACTGACAGTAGACACAGTACATGCTCCACAAACATCCAACTTCATTGTTCTGGCAAATccacaaatatatattataatttacatGAAACAAAGTGAAGAACATGTGAAAGCTATTATTGAAGAATTGTACATGCTGGATAGATTCTGATTAATCAAGGAGAACTAATTTGCTTTGAAGAAGGAGCAGGAGGGATGCCAGGGATGCGAGGGATAGGTGGGAGAGGAACTATTGGAGGGAAAGGGAATGGCAgagctggtggtggtggtgatggagTGAAACCTGGTATTGGTGGAAAAGGAAACAATGGTGCTGGACCTGCTGGTGGGGAAGGTAACAATGGTGCTGGTGGAGGTTGAAATGGGTTAGGGATAAGAGGAGGTGGCTGGAAAGGGTTAGGAATAAGAGGAGATGGCTGGAATGGATTTGGTGGTAAAAGTGGTGGAAAAAGTGGCGGAAGAAGTGGTGGAAAGAGATTATCTGGGTGGGCTTCCTTTTCATCTTGTAACTGAGTTTTCTTTAAGGATTCAGTAGTAGtaggttttgagtttgtggTCTTTCCTAGATTAGGTGGTGGAAATGGAAGTCCTGGAAGGTTTGGGAGAGGAGGGAGTAGTGGCAATGGTGGAAGGTTTGGGAGAGGAGGGAGTAGTGGCAATGGTGGAAGCTCAGGCAATTTAGGAAGAGGGGGAAGATATGGGCTTGTTGGGTCTTGAATTGGGGGTAAAACTGGTGTTAAAAGTGGTGGAAAGAGATCATCTGGGTGGGCTTCCTTTTCATCTTGTAACTGAGTTTTCTTTAAGGATTCAGTAGTAgtaggttttgagtttgtagTATTTCCTTGATTAGGTGGTGGAAATGGAAGTCCTGGAAGGTTTGGGAGAGGAGGGAGTAGTGGCAATGGTGGAAGCTCAGGCAGTTTAGGAAGAGGGGGGAGATATGGGCTTGTTGGGTCTTGAATTGGAGGTGGAAAATCTAGACCATCAGTTGGAGGAAGTGAGCGTTTATTGGAACCCAATTCCTTGGAATTTTGAATGCTTGGTTTTTGGTTACATAGGTTTGGCTGCTTTAATGGTTTGAAGGTGAAAAACCCAGCAGAGAATATGTGAGTCCCTTGCTTTCTTGACTTGAGATGGAGTGAAGATGAAGTTGCTGTTGAGGCCACAGCACAATAAGGCTCACTGCTGCTGATCAATTTCACAGAACATCCCTCAATTTTCTTCACATGTTTGCTTACTGAGAAAGGCAAATGCACTTTAAATTCTCCATGCTGatctgttttcacttctttatGAAAACTTGGTTTTGAAGTCCCATACTTGCATTCTACAGCCACAGATGCACCTGCATACAATTTTGGTAACAAACATTAATGTTGACACAGAACTGAAACAGAACCCAAAGTTTGTAACATGAAAAAcactaataataattatgtaGTTGTTGAAATGAACCTGATATGAAGTGGCTGGACTTTGAGAAATCCTCCTGGAAACATGTGTCACAGTAGACACTGCCAACAACAATGGCAGATGGAAGATTCTTCTCATGGCCAGCCTCCGAAAGGCTATTAAATGCAAGGCTGAGAAAGAATATTATTACAAACCAAGACATCCTATCTCTTTATGGAACTGTATGGACTGTGAGAATGAGCTATGGTTGGCTTTAATAAGAAAAGCTCAGGCCTATACGGGGGagttaggaatttttgtttgggactaatatattaattaagatAACCTTCCACACATATAtgtgtacatatatattttttttattatacacacacatgttatttgataagttatatatatatatatacacaaccaaccaaaaaaaagagtttaatattttcaatcaaaattatgctTAATGAcgatttttcataaaataaaactcactttaccattttcatagtgaaattcttaaaaaagtttcattttcaatacaaattatcaaattttatactaaaataaataaaaaatctttcaattgaattaatgaaattttcaaaaatatgaatgatccaaaacttgaaGGAATAAGTTAtgctccaaacatatttgaagctATCTTGATCTAACTCATTATATGGCAATTAAAGAGACATTTTATGTACCACCGCACACTCTTGGTGTGATGGTcgctccacaagtataaatgcttgtgaggtgtggggggcaagggccggggttcaagtctccaggagagaGCTTTCActcacatatatacttagattagactagagtagaatttttatcttgtaaaaaaagaaaaaaaaaatgacatgttaTGTGTAGTTTTaatgataagattttttttaatgaatcaatgACTTATTAATTGCCACATaatgggttgaaaaagataGATCTAAACACGTTTGAaaccaaactttatcaaatatttaacaaatataagagcatattttataataaaaaataaaattgcaagaaacaaaattatgtctctataactattagacaaattattatttttaagagtatcattggactaattcaaatatttgatgGGGCAAACCCTTATTTTTCtagattaaattttgaaaacattaaaataattatatatatttatatatttaggaAATACCCATGTACATGGCTCCACTCCTGATCCTATAATGATGATATAGTTTCTGTGAATTAgacttatttgttttttcttcttctagcTGTCttaggttttaaattttagatttactAGTTTTATAAAACCAGCCTCATTACGTCATTCATGCAAAAACCAGTGAACCACAAACTATAAGCAGTAATGTTCGTTCAATTCTTACTACCAAACAGCTCAAAAAGTAAGGCAACTAGGAGATAAGAAAGGTGGATAAAGTAAGGTCCAAGATTGGCTTTctgattctttttttaactcACATTTATTGAGTTTGTTCCTTtcttggtattaaaaaaaaaaaaaattctagtattatataaaatgtcataatttttattataactatCTTATGTGTTACTTGCTCAGCGATACTAACTGTTGCATGTAGTTTTGGTGTTAGCGTGTGGGTGTATTTCCTTATCTCATCTCCCTTCTcccatatatgtgtgtgtgtgtgtgtttctcaaataaaaaaagatactCAGTGTTGTCGAGTTATCCCACATCGGTAAGGTGTGATATTGAGAAGGGGTTTATCACTTGCTCCGCGACACTAACTGTTGCATGTAGTTTTGGTATTGACGTGTGAGTGTATTCTCTTATCTCATCCCCTTCCCCtctatacatgtgtgtgtgtgcgtttctcaaaaaaaaaaaaaaactatcttatATGTTAGATTATAACGGAccatttgttatttttatataaattcacaattttttctttgtcatttACAATTTACTACGTGAACCGTTACAGTGCAAATTGTGGAATTTTATATGGTGTTagaatttttggtaaaaaaaatgc is a genomic window of Quercus lobata isolate SW786 chromosome 2, ValleyOak3.0 Primary Assembly, whole genome shotgun sequence containing:
- the LOC115976239 gene encoding formin-2, with the protein product MSWFVIIFFLSLAFNSLSEAGHEKNLPSAIVVGSVYCDTCFQEDFSKSSHFISGASVAVECKYGTSKPSFHKEVKTDQHGEFKVHLPFSVSKHVKKIEGCSVKLISSSEPYCAVASTATSSSLHLKSRKQGTHIFSAGFFTFKPLKQPNLCNQKPSIQNSKELGSNKRSLPPTDGLDFPPPIQDPTSPYLPPLPKLPELPPLPLLPPLPNLPGLPFPPPNQGNTTNSKPTTTESLKKTQLQDEKEAHPDDLFPPLLTPVLPPIQDPTSPYLPPLPKLPELPPLPLLPPLPNLPPLPLLPPLPNLPGLPFPPPNLGKTTNSKPTTTESLKKTQLQDEKEAHPDNLFPPLLPPLFPPLLPPNPFQPSPLIPNPFQPPPLIPNPFQPPPAPLLPSPPAGPAPLFPFPPIPGFTPSPPPPALPFPFPPIVPLPPIPRIPGIPPAPSSKQISSP